The genomic window TGCCCATGTTCATATGCACCGACAAGCCCGCATCGGCTAACCGCTGCAGGGCTTTGCTGAGCGTCGCGTAGTCGGCGGCCAGCCCATTCAAATAGGCGCAGTCGCCATTGATGATCACACCGGCCGGTGGCGATGGTTCGGCCAGCACTTGATCGATCACGCGGTTGAGGTTGTCGAACATGTTGACGCCGCGAGCAATGGCTGCCGGGTCGGCGGCAATGTGAGTATCGGAAAGCAAAGCCCACCACTCGCGCGACGGTTCGGACTTCTCCGCCCCAACCATTCGGGCAGCCAACAGGGTCGTGCCGCTCGCAAGCGTGGTCTGCAAAAAACGGCGTCGTGATTGAGGGAGCAGGTGCAATGGCATGGGAGACTCAGCAAAGAGAGAACAAAGGGAGTGACAGACAACGGAACCGCGAAGCCTTACGGTGCGCGGCGTCCGCTTTCGGTGATCGCATACAGAGCAAATGTGGCCAACCAGTGATCGCCCTCGTAGTGCCCACTGTTGACGTACGCCACGCCGGCTTGCAGGTGCCGCAGCGCACTTTCCCGCAGCGGTTGCTTCAGCGGATGGCCCTCGGGCAGCGCCTCGGCCACGGCCCGCAAGCACCAGGCACGGCTTAAATTCAAGCCGGCCAGGTGAACCAGTTTCCCATCGGTGACATCGGTCACTTGCACCGGTTGAATCGTGCCATCGGTCAGCTGCGAGGCGGCGTTGGGTACAAACGCATCAAGCCATCGAGCGAACTCATCAGCGGGCAGTAGCCGCCGCATCAAATCGGCTTCGTTCCAACATGAGGAAAAGAAGTCGTGGCCGGAGGGTTCGTAGGCGACCGGATAATTTTTGTCGTCGCGATAAAAAGTCCTGGCCGATTTGGCAACCAGCGCAGCCAGCTCTGGATCGTCCACCGCGTGGGCGTAATCGAACAGCTGCCCAAGCGCGAAGGCGGTATCGGTATGTTGGCCGACACGAATCGGATAAGACAACAACGGGAGGTAGGCCGCGATGCGTTTGCGCAGTAATTGTTCGAGCGGACGCAGGTTTTCTCGCCACCGCCGGCCGTCGGCATCATCCCAGCCGTCGAGTTCCATCGTCAGCCTTAAAAACCACGCCCAGCCATACATCCGCTCAAAGGACTTATGCTCGTCACGGGCAAAAAACGCGGCCTCTTGTTCCAGGTTGGCCTTGCTAAGATGGCGATCAAGCGTGGCACGAATCGGTTCCGCTTCGGGCAAATCCGGAACCGTCCGCAGTAGCCGAGCCAGCACCCAATGTCCGTGCACACTGCTATGCCAATCGAAGCAACCGTAGAACGCAGGAAAATTTTGCCGCGGCGTTTTGACTTGACTGGCGTCGACGTACACCAGCGACATCTTGTTAGGAAATTCGGTATCAACACTGGTCAAAACCAATCTAGCCCAGGCACTGGCCGCGTGGGGATCGAGCTGATCGAAGGAAACGGCGGTGGAGTCTTCCGCCTGCACGGTATGCGTTACGGCAACGGCTAAGCAACCAACGCAAACGAACAAAGCAATGAATCGGCGGATTGAATAACGTTCGAACAAGACCGCACCTCGAGGTTGTTTTCAGGGAGCATGGTCACATGCGCAGGCCAGGAACCACCATTCTAAGCGAAGAATCGCGGGCGGTGATCGGGGACCTGCGTCCGCCCTCGTTTAACCCGTAGCCGCAGGAGCCTCAAAAAGCTCTGCGCGCACCAACAGGCGTGCTAGGCTCCGTAGGCGCCGGTGTGGTCCGACTTGGGGTTGCAAGCGAAGCGAACAGGTTGGGTGCAGCGATCGATACACAATCTTCAGCGGCAGCCCGCGCCGGCGCCTGCGGCTACGGGTTAAACGACAAGGCCGCAGGAGCCTCAAAAAGCTCTGCCCGCACCCAAAAACCTGCCAGGCTCCGAAGGCACCGGTGTGGTCCGACTTGGCGTTGCAGGCGAAGGCAAACGGTTGGGTGCAGCGATCGATACACAATCTTCAGCGGCAGCCCGCGCCGCCGCCTGCGGCTACGGGTTAAACGACAAGGCCGCCGGCGCCTGCGGAGACGCCTGACCTAATCGCACTTCACCCTCCCTCTGGGACGTGAAAGGTATTACTGCAGCATTGGACCTTGGGGCCGCTTGCTTCACCCTCCTTTTTAAGGAGGGTCGAGCCTTAGCGAGGGGAGGTTCTTTTGCGGCGGCGCGGTCACCCTCTCCTCGCTGACGCTCGACGCTCCCAGAGGGAGAGTGAAGTGAGGCCGCAAATCGCAAATCTCTACTCGACCTCGCCGATCACCATTAGTGACGATGCGTACCAGGTGTGGTCTTGATACTTTTTCGGGTCGGCATCCAGGTTCGCTCGGTTGCGTTCGAACAGAATTTCGCGTTTGTCCAGCTGCGTGGGCGTTAGGGTGATCTCCACGCTATGCGTGCCGGGCTCCAGATCGGTGCCCACGTTCAGCTTGGCCATGCGGTGGTAGGTGCAGTAGCCGTCGATACGATTTCGCATCACCGGCTCGGCATCGTCTCGTCGGACGCTTAACTGCCCTCCGTCGGGGCCCAGGATATCGAACACCCCGGCCGCGGTTCCCTTGAATGTGAACGACAACTTAGCCCCCGGTGCAGTCGCTTGATACAGTTCGGGCATGTTGCGTTGAAAGCGTTTGGAAAGCGTATGGTCGGTGGGCAGCTTTTCCCAACTGCCGGTCAACATATCGGCACGAATGGGCACCAGGCGAGCAGCTTGCCAGTTATCCTCCCGCAGCGGTTCGATCAGTTCGTGCGCAGCGGGTTTGCCGCTGGCATGTTGGAACTTGGGCCACGACCGCTGGATAGCTTGCACGTACAGCGGATGCCCGGTTTGGACCAGCGGATGCACGCCGTCGGTGGAAAACAGCAGCGGCTTGGCGGCGACCACGTCTTTCGGCTTCGCGCCCTTAAACGTCAACTCACCGGCCGCCTCCATGCGTGCGACTTCGACACCAAAGTGGATCGACGGAATCCCGTAGTGATCGGCGAGTTCTTCCATGGCACTGGCCGCCCGCGGCATTTTGCCGGCTTGCAGGTCCGGCAACATTTTGATGGTCAGCGTATAGACAAAACAGATGTCGGTGTGCGGATTGGCTTGCCAGGTCTGCCGCACGATGCCTTCCATCGCTTTGTGAATCTGTTCCGGCGATGTACCGCCATCATTAACGGCAAATTCGACGAATAACAGATCCGGTTGATGGCGAAGGGCATCGCGCTGCAGCCGAAACACGCCAAGGTCGGAACCGGTGCCACCGATCGCCGCATGGATTTCCGCAAACGACGCCTGCGGGTACTGCTCCCGCAACCACTCCAAGGACTGCACACGCCAGCCTGGCGCGGCGGTGATACTACCGCCCAGGTAAGCCACTTTAACGGCTTCGCCGGCGTCGACCTTGGCCAGAAAATTCGGCAGGCCACCGCGGGGATGGCATTCCACGGCATCGCGAAGCGGATAGTCGTCGGCCAGGGAAACCGCACCGCTTGAAATAACCAGGGCGGCAACAAGCAATCGTATAACGTTCATGGGGTCCTTTGGTGGGAGTTCTAGGAAGGAAGGCGTATTCTAACTCCAAGCTTTCGCCCCTGCAGGACACCCTGATCTCGCGAGACATGAAGTGTATTAATGCCGGCTTCACTTTCTCTCTGGGAGAGTCGAGCGTCAACGAAGGGAGGGCGACCGCGCGGCTGCGAAAGAACCTCCCCTCGCTAAGGCTCGACCCTCCTTAAAAGGAGGGTGAAGAACAAGGCCCCAACGTTTGGCGACGCTCGGCTACGGGCAGACCTTCAAATCAAATGTTGATGTAGCGTTAGTCTTGTTCCAGCACCTGAGTGTAGATCTGCCGCAGGACCAGGAAGTTCACCCAGTTGCGCAGCGCGTATCCGCATTGGCTGAGGTTGTCGGGCGTGTAGACGTTGGACTTGCCGCCGCTGGGGTGCACTCCATCGCCGGAGATCAACGTGCCATCCCAGGTTTGCTCCGGGCGCAGTCGCACACATTCGGCATGGAAGTCGGCCAGCGGAACCGACATCTGCTTGGCTAGGTCGCGAATCGTTTGGTTGGCCGCCGCAACGGCGTCTTCGTGGCCGCGCCGTGGAGGAATCGTATTGAGGATCGGCACGCAGCGTTGGTCGAGACACTTCTGTACGACGTCGCGCAACTGCTGTGGGTAGCTTGCCGGTAGTTTGCCACCGGAGATGTCGTTGGTGCCGATCATGATGATCGCCACTTCCGGATTATGTTTCGCCAGCGCGCCGTCGATCGCGCGATTCAATTGGCCGACCTTCCAGCCGGAGTAGTTCCCGTGTTCGGGGCCCTTGTCTCGAGTGCCTTTGACGTAGTCGCGCCAGCGAGCGTTCTTGGGAGTCTTGGGCCATCCGTCGTCAACCGCCAGGTACTGATCGGGCGAGTCCCAGCCGATCGGAGTCCAGAAGGCCATCGAGTAGGTGATCGAATCGCCGAACTGGGCGACGTAGCCGGTTTGGCCTTCGAAGCCCTGGTGCACCTTGCGCATCGCCGCAATCACTTCCGGACGCTGGACGCCGGGTTTCATCATCGCGGCTTGCCGGGCGGCTTGTTTGGCCGCATGCTGCGCGGGTAAGGCGATCGCATCGCGAACCTTCGCGGACGTCAACGCGGTTTGTCCGGCCGCGGTCGCTGATAACTTCTGCAGCTCGGCCTGAGAAGCCAGCACAATGTTGCGTTGCTGCTTGATTCGGCTATCGCTGGTCACTCGAAGCGGTGGCCCAACCAACAGATTGTTCTCGACCTGCAAACCGTCGTTAACGTTCTGAACCCAGATCAACCGTCCCAGCGAACTATCCGGATTGAAAACCGTATTGTTGCGAATCTGACAATCTTTGCTGTAGCAAGCAAGAATTCCGGTCTCCGGACAATCCGAGACCAAGTTGTTTTGAACCACACAGTCGACGGCGTGCCGGGCGGAGTACTCCAGCGAAGGATTGCCCAAGGCGATGCCAATGTCACAGTTAAGAAAAACGTTTCGTTCGATCACACAGTTGCGACCGTCTTCGGAGATATAGATACAGCCACGGCCTTCGCGGGTGCGGCCTTGGATGCCGATGAACACGTTGTCACTGATCGTCCAGTTGGTGGTGTTCTTGACGTCGATGCCGCCGATGTAGTTGCCGTTGAAAGTTTGCGGTGTGTCGGTTTCGTCGTCGGAAAACTGTTTGGGGCGATCGTTGTAGAACAGACAAAATTGCACGCGGCAATCGCGGGGGCTGAGTTGCTTTGCGTTTTCGCGCAGCCCCGGGGCTTTGACACCTCGTTGCCAAATGTTGTGCAGCACACAGTTGTGCACGGTCACACGCTGGACACCGCGATCGGAGTTCAATTTGATGCCGTTGTATTTGACGTTTTGAATCGTTAGATCCGCGATCGTCACGCCTTGGCAACCGGTGATACCCAACAGTTCTCCGTGGCGACTGCCCGCGCCATCGAGGATGACGCGATCACGATTGCCCGAGGCGCTTCGCAGCGTGACGTTGTCGGTGGTGATTTCGAAATAGCGTGGCAGCCGGTAGTGGCCATCGGCGACCAGTATCGAATCGCCGGGTCGGACTTTGCCGACCGCGGTGAACAGTTCTTCCACCGTGGCCACGTGATGCGACTCACCGTCACCCTGCGACCACGGTTTGGCTTGGGGAAACCAATCCGCTGCGGGTGGCGCTGCCCAGCCCATTGCTGCCCACAGCAAAGGCAAGCATCCCAGCAACACGGTTCGTAGAGGCGGCGAATAGATCATGATTCCTCCCATCAGCGAGTTTGGCGAAGGCCATATCATACACGGCCAGCGGGGGGGAGGGTCGCGCCATCCTGGCATGCTTTTTGCGGCGAATGTTGATAGTGCTACGCGGACATCCCAACGCGTTTGCACACGAAAAATAAGTTCGATACCGAAGAAAGGAGCCCTACGATGCCCACTACATGGGTTGAACACCAGTGGAAAGATCTTTGCCAGCGGGTCCACAACAGCGCCCACGCTCAGACGACCAACAACGCCGGGGCGACCGATTCGATCGAGCTGGCCGCGGAAGACTTCTGTCAACAGGAACCGCCGGAGGACTATCCGACGCTACTCGAACGGGTCAGCGAAGCCGCTCGGCTGGCCGCCGGCTGGCAAACGTCCGCCGGCGGGGTGACGGCCAAACGGAGCCCCTTCGACCCTGCGCATGGCGTGGTCGATGCGATCGATGAAGCCGGTATGGAATCGTTCCCCGCCAGCGATCCACCGGCCTATTCGCGCTGACACTGCAACACACTGCCTGCAACACGCCCCGATCACGGTTCATCACGTGATTGTTCGGGGACATCGATATGGATTCGCGGCACGTCCCAACGCGTGTCGTCGGTTACCCGTC from Roseimaritima ulvae includes these protein-coding regions:
- a CDS encoding DUF2891 domain-containing protein produces the protein MQAEDSTAVSFDQLDPHAASAWARLVLTSVDTEFPNKMSLVYVDASQVKTPRQNFPAFYGCFDWHSSVHGHWVLARLLRTVPDLPEAEPIRATLDRHLSKANLEQEAAFFARDEHKSFERMYGWAWFLRLTMELDGWDDADGRRWRENLRPLEQLLRKRIAAYLPLLSYPIRVGQHTDTAFALGQLFDYAHAVDDPELAALVAKSARTFYRDDKNYPVAYEPSGHDFFSSCWNEADLMRRLLPADEFARWLDAFVPNAASQLTDGTIQPVQVTDVTDGKLVHLAGLNLSRAWCLRAVAEALPEGHPLKQPLRESALRHLQAGVAYVNSGHYEGDHWLATFALYAITESGRRAP
- a CDS encoding SGNH/GDSL hydrolase family protein, with product MNVIRLLVAALVISSGAVSLADDYPLRDAVECHPRGGLPNFLAKVDAGEAVKVAYLGGSITAAPGWRVQSLEWLREQYPQASFAEIHAAIGGTGSDLGVFRLQRDALRHQPDLLFVEFAVNDGGTSPEQIHKAMEGIVRQTWQANPHTDICFVYTLTIKMLPDLQAGKMPRAASAMEELADHYGIPSIHFGVEVARMEAAGELTFKGAKPKDVVAAKPLLFSTDGVHPLVQTGHPLYVQAIQRSWPKFQHASGKPAAHELIEPLREDNWQAARLVPIRADMLTGSWEKLPTDHTLSKRFQRNMPELYQATAPGAKLSFTFKGTAAGVFDILGPDGGQLSVRRDDAEPVMRNRIDGYCTYHRMAKLNVGTDLEPGTHSVEITLTPTQLDKREILFERNRANLDADPKKYQDHTWYASSLMVIGEVE
- a CDS encoding GDSL-type esterase/lipase family protein, encoding MIYSPPLRTVLLGCLPLLWAAMGWAAPPAADWFPQAKPWSQGDGESHHVATVEELFTAVGKVRPGDSILVADGHYRLPRYFEITTDNVTLRSASGNRDRVILDGAGSRHGELLGITGCQGVTIADLTIQNVKYNGIKLNSDRGVQRVTVHNCVLHNIWQRGVKAPGLRENAKQLSPRDCRVQFCLFYNDRPKQFSDDETDTPQTFNGNYIGGIDVKNTTNWTISDNVFIGIQGRTREGRGCIYISEDGRNCVIERNVFLNCDIGIALGNPSLEYSARHAVDCVVQNNLVSDCPETGILACYSKDCQIRNNTVFNPDSSLGRLIWVQNVNDGLQVENNLLVGPPLRVTSDSRIKQQRNIVLASQAELQKLSATAAGQTALTSAKVRDAIALPAQHAAKQAARQAAMMKPGVQRPEVIAAMRKVHQGFEGQTGYVAQFGDSITYSMAFWTPIGWDSPDQYLAVDDGWPKTPKNARWRDYVKGTRDKGPEHGNYSGWKVGQLNRAIDGALAKHNPEVAIIMIGTNDISGGKLPASYPQQLRDVVQKCLDQRCVPILNTIPPRRGHEDAVAAANQTIRDLAKQMSVPLADFHAECVRLRPEQTWDGTLISGDGVHPSGGKSNVYTPDNLSQCGYALRNWVNFLVLRQIYTQVLEQD